Proteins encoded in a region of the Schistocerca serialis cubense isolate TAMUIC-IGC-003099 chromosome 6, iqSchSeri2.2, whole genome shotgun sequence genome:
- the LOC126484263 gene encoding transcription factor SPT20 homolog isoform X2, with the protein MNVSRTKTSKRTQRRFSVYQQQSPKSTEQQQKKLKQEKLQQQQDQQHQDQQQQLSQEQVHDQKDRYEEKELKQEQTKMEQEQEQNLDVEQKLNPDEDQEQEQTEDPQLKTEPSQAAKKESKDTQTRKEQNFWYWLPHLTDNSPWECLVKGKGQEILETVFSSTSGSQYTKFTRRQRGIEQTTETAQHSTHGQTTPTQPRTQSSNPSHEARPTGMQHRPGTSAGCSNNVPGTRNVSQSGPSHGGMTDPRMFLPLMQAARSMGFDPNMFSRLGLSAPAQNPAAPEGSQRLPNINFLPPTPSSLESSLNETLNIIQEIIAGAMMTILHLRSCGKF; encoded by the exons ATGAATGTAAGCAGGACCAAGACATCTAAACGCACACAGAGACGATTCAGTGTCTATCAACAGCAATCACCAAAATCAACAGAACAGCAACAGAAAAAACTAAAACAGGAGAAACTGCAACAACAGCAGGACCAGCAGCACCAGGACCAGCAGCAGCAACTCTCACAAGAACAGGTACATGATCAAAAAGATCGATATGAAGAAAAAGAGCTAAagcaagaacaaacaaaaatggaacaGGAACAAGAACAAAATCTAGACGTGGAACAGAAGCTAAACCCAGATGAAGATCAGGAGCAAGAGCAAACTGAAGATCCACAGCTGAAAACAGAGCCATCCCAGGCAGCAAAAAAGGAATCAAAAGATACACAAACAAGAAAGGAGCAGAATTTCTGGTACTGGCTCCCTCACCTCACTGACAATTCTCCATGGGAATGTCTTGTGAAG GGTAAAGGCCAAGAAATTTTAGAAACAGTTTTCAGCAGTACATCAGGATCTCAGTATACAAAATTTACACGCCGACAAAGAGGTATTGAGCAAACAACAGAAACTGCACAGCACAGCACACATGGCCAAACCACTCCAACTCAGCCTCGCACCCAAAGTTCAA ATCCATCTCATGAAGCCAGACCAACAGGAATGCAGCACAGGCCTGGTACCTCAGCAGGATGTAGCAATAATGTTCCAGGAACAAGAAATGTTTCTCAAAGTGGACCGTCTCATGGGGGAATGACAGATCCACGAATGTTTCTTCCATTAATGCAGGCAGCTCGCAGTATGGGTTTTGATCCTAACATGTTTTCTCGTTTGGGGTTATCTGCTCCTGCACAGAATCCAGCTGCTCCAGAGGGATCACAACGTCTACCAAATATTAATTTCCTGCCACCAACACCATCATCACTAGAGTCTA